In the Haladaptatus sp. QDMS2 genome, GCACCGATCAGCGGCATCGATGTCATCGATAGCATTCCAACGAGGCCGAGTATGCTGAGTGCGATTCCACCTGTGGCGATGTTCATTCGGGGCAGCCTATCACTGAGGTCTCCTGCAATTGGACTCGCTACCATTCCGACGATGAACAAGATCGAAAAGGAGGCACTCGCTGTAACGGCGAGAATCCTTTATCCGCTTGTAGAAACAGTGGCAGGAAACTCACGATCCCAGAGGTGGCGAAATTGAACAACGAGTACACTACGATTAGCCACCGGATTTCTCGGTAGGCGATGACTCTGTGAATCACCTCCTGTACGTTGAAATCGACCTGACTGATGACGTATGATTCCTGTCGCCAACGGGAAAGGAGAACTGAGGTTACTGCGAGTACTCCTACGACTGGGAGGAACGTGAGCTTCCAGTTTCCGAGTGCGAGCGTGACGATAACGATTCCTGCGGCAATCGCGCTCCCGATTGTTCCAGCAGCGTCGTTGATTCCGAGCGCGAGACCGCGTCGCTCGACATACATATCCGAGATAAGCGTGCGCGAAGATGTGAAGTACAACCCGCCGCCGATACCAACCAAGACGACGCAGAGAGGAGACCCGTATAGGTAGAAATCGTCATCAGCGCAAGGAACCCGCCGGTGAGGATTACCAAACTGGTACTAGAACCGTGATACGCGATAGTTGATCGGAGAGTCGACCGCCCGGATACTGGACCAGAGCATACAATGCCCACAGAATCGTCAGGCAGAACCCAGCCTGAGATGGCGATATAGCCAGAGTTTCGATGAGAACTGGCAGAAGCGGCGGTAACGCCTCACGCCCGAGTCTGAGCCCGAGCCAACCCAGCGAAAGAACGATTGAAACTCGTCCCATCGGTCCGGTCAGCAAGCGCTCGGCGTGACCCGTCGCGTGCTCTCCTGACTTGCGAGTCATTCCGTGACTCGAACCCGATGCCGGGTGATAGAGCTTCCGTTCGCTGAACGGACTGTCATTCTCGCATTGGGATCTTCGCCCGAATTGGAACCCCGTCTTGGTTCACACACAGACCGACAAGGATGACAAATTCTGCAAGTTCGAATGGGTCCAGTCAGTACACCGAACGAACGCCCGAAGTATCGACCGTCTAAGCTACTTTTACTCATCCTTCTTATCGAGAACGCCAGTTTCGATGAGGTCATGGATTTTCTCGTCAGAGTAGCCCAGTTCAGAGAGCACTGCAAAGGTGTGTTCGCCGAGTTCAGGTGGTCGCCCGCCGAGTTCGGGCGAGCCCTTGTCGGTGCGGAAAGGGAGCGTCGAGGTTAGCAGTGATTCCTCGGCCGCCAGATTATACGAGTCAGTGAGCATTCCTCTGGCTTTCACATGTGGATCTTGATCGACGAGCTCGCCAACATCCTGTACCGAACCTATCGGAACG is a window encoding:
- a CDS encoding MFS transporter; amino-acid sequence: MVGIGGGLYFTSSRTLISDMYVERRGLALGINDAAGTIGSAIAAGIVIVTLALGNWKLTFLPVVGVLAVTSVLLSRWRQESYVISQVDFNVQEVIHRVIAYREIRWLIVVYSLFNFATSGIVSFLPLFLQADKGFSPLQRVPPFRSCSSSEW